Proteins from one Miscanthus floridulus cultivar M001 unplaced genomic scaffold, ASM1932011v1 fs_220_2_3, whole genome shotgun sequence genomic window:
- the LOC136530847 gene encoding uncharacterized protein translates to MPEAKYSCSVPCRRRRLARTTAASTPAPPRPPPRPRPRHCSAPHRVAAARLASADRALPPRASPLSRRCRGFFRARSRAPHRFDPALRPAPRRGRPRPVPRPSPLRGRACSRTRGRACAPPCRAEVTPPPRAVPLAVLSPVVGRHAAPCPPPSTLGRARRAGLVARSPGHPALAARAVVCRATTVVYLQPNPRPSFVAPGG, encoded by the exons ATGCCGGAAGCAAAATACAGCTGCTCTGTt ccctgccgccgccgccgccttgcccGCACCACCGCCGCCTCCACGCCCGCGCCACCTCGGCCGcctccgcgcccgcgcccgcgccactGCTCGGCGCCGCACCGCGTCGCCGCCGCGCGCCTAGCCAGCGCCGACCGCGCGCTGCCGCCCCGCGCCTCGCCGCTGAGCCGGCGCTGCCGCGGCTTCTTCCGCGCCCGCTCCCGCGCCCCTCACCGCTTCGACCCCGCACTGCGCCCGGCGCCGCGTCGAGGCCGCCCCCGCCCCGTGCCACGCCCCTCGCCGCTCCGAGGCCGCGCCTGCTCCCGCACCCGAGGCCGTGCCTGCGCCCCCCCGTGCCGCGCCGAGGTCACCCCCCCGCCCCGCGCCGTGCCCCTCGCCGTGCTGTCTCCAGTGGTTGGCCGCCACGCCGCGCCTTGCCCTCCACCGTCGACCCTAggccgcgcccgtcgagccgggCTCGTCGCGCGTAGCCCCGGGCATCCCGCGCTCGCCGCGCGCGCTgtcgtctgccgcgccaccaccgTCGTCTATCTTCAGCCTAACCCACGCCCATCGTTCGTCGCCCCGGGcgggtaa